Proteins from a genomic interval of Streptomyces sp. NBC_01445:
- a CDS encoding FadR/GntR family transcriptional regulator, with protein MTRKDRGSPRTEGPRTDSASRDGTPGVSYTGRGVHRIVVEALARRIFDGTYAEGDLLDLPGLMAELDVSQTVLREAIKVLTTKGLLDARQKRGTFIRPRDDWNLLDSDVLRWTIDSGAPGAFFTDLLELRRAVEPAAAALAALHRTDADLAALDAALSAMAAAERTPMTADPVMTDSDPVLAVRADASFHTALLTASGNPFFAQMRRVIIPALVVRDRLVHAGRHEHPLPAHALVADRVRARDQDGAFAAMLDVIELSRRGHP; from the coding sequence ATGACGCGCAAGGACAGGGGCAGCCCTCGTACGGAGGGCCCGCGCACGGACAGTGCGAGCCGGGACGGCACGCCAGGGGTCTCGTACACCGGGCGCGGCGTCCACCGGATCGTCGTGGAGGCGCTCGCCCGGCGGATCTTCGACGGGACGTACGCGGAGGGGGACCTCCTCGACCTGCCGGGCCTGATGGCCGAGCTGGACGTCAGCCAGACCGTGCTGCGCGAGGCGATCAAGGTGCTGACCACCAAGGGTCTCCTGGACGCCCGGCAGAAGCGGGGAACGTTCATACGCCCGCGCGACGACTGGAACCTTCTCGACAGCGACGTGCTGCGCTGGACGATCGACTCCGGCGCGCCCGGCGCCTTCTTCACCGATCTCCTCGAACTGCGCCGCGCCGTCGAGCCCGCCGCGGCCGCGCTCGCCGCACTGCACCGCACGGACGCGGATCTCGCCGCCCTCGACGCCGCACTCAGCGCGATGGCCGCCGCCGAGCGGACACCCATGACCGCCGATCCCGTCATGACCGACAGCGACCCCGTTCTCGCCGTGCGCGCCGACGCCTCCTTCCACACGGCGCTCCTCACCGCCTCCGGCAACCCCTTCTTCGCGCAGATGCGGCGCGTCATCATCCCGGCCCTGGTCGTACGGGACCGGCTCGTGCACGCCGGACGGCACGAACACCCGCTGCCCGCCCACGCCCTGGTCGCCGACCGCGTCCGCGCGCGGGACCAGGACGGCGCGTTCGCGGCGATGCTCGACGTGATCGAACTGTCCCGGCGCGGCCATCCCTGA
- a CDS encoding DUF4383 domain-containing protein codes for MATHISENRPAPRFRHQRVILDDHLPVDHSLSKVYRIGAGLMGLVLVAFGILGLIDQIGFFDTGGDKIAGLNTNGALSVLSILVGALLFAGMVIGRNVASTINLTVGILFILSGFVNLALLQTDYNFLAFEIQNVLFSFVVGVMLMAFGMYGRVSGTLPHDNPYWRARHPESAAREDRARAARQPHPTPEVAKAPGGTGASETTKITDGPGPPRIIDK; via the coding sequence ATGGCCACGCATATATCCGAGAACCGCCCAGCCCCCCGCTTTCGGCACCAGCGCGTCATTCTCGACGATCATCTGCCCGTCGACCACAGCCTCAGCAAGGTCTACCGGATAGGCGCGGGCCTGATGGGGCTCGTACTGGTCGCCTTCGGCATCCTGGGCCTCATCGACCAGATCGGATTCTTCGACACCGGCGGCGACAAGATCGCCGGCCTGAACACCAACGGTGCCCTCAGCGTCCTGTCGATCCTTGTCGGCGCACTGCTGTTCGCCGGCATGGTCATCGGACGGAACGTCGCCTCGACGATCAACCTGACCGTCGGCATCCTGTTCATCCTCAGCGGCTTCGTGAACCTCGCCCTGCTCCAGACCGACTACAACTTCCTCGCGTTCGAGATCCAGAACGTGCTGTTCAGCTTCGTGGTCGGCGTGATGTTGATGGCCTTCGGGATGTACGGGCGCGTGAGCGGAACGCTGCCGCACGACAACCCGTACTGGCGCGCGCGCCACCCGGAATCCGCCGCCCGCGAGGACCGCGCCCGCGCCGCCCGGCAGCCGCACCCCACCCCCGAGGTCGCCAAAGCCCCCGGGGGCACCGGCGCCAGCGAGACCACCAAAATCACCGATGGTCCCGGGCCGCCGAGAATAATTGATAAATAA
- the dgoD gene encoding galactonate dehydratase: MKIARIETFLAPPRWMFVRVETDEGVVGWGEPVVEGRAEPVRAAVEVLAEYLVGQDPLRIEDHWQVMTKGGFYRGGPVLSSAVAGLDQALWDIKGKTYGQPVHQLLGGPVRERIRAYAWVGGDEPSEVRDAVSAQVEAGFTAVKMNASGRMTPLATREEVRACLLRAETAREVLGDERDFALDFHGRVSPANARRLLPLLAEYAPLFVEEPVLSDHMQAVPDLVNASNIPIALGERLFTRREFLAPLQAGVAVVQPDISHAGGISELRRIAALAEMYGAHIAPHCPLGPVALAASLQVAFTTPNFLIQEQSIGIHYNKDAELLDYVSDREPFRFVAGSLLRTERPGLGVDVDEAAVRAADAKGHAWRNPVWRYEDGSFAEW, encoded by the coding sequence GTGAAGATCGCCCGCATCGAGACCTTCCTCGCTCCGCCCCGCTGGATGTTCGTCCGCGTGGAGACCGACGAAGGGGTCGTCGGCTGGGGTGAGCCCGTCGTCGAGGGGCGTGCGGAGCCCGTGCGGGCAGCCGTCGAGGTGCTCGCCGAGTACCTGGTCGGCCAGGACCCGCTGCGCATCGAAGACCACTGGCAGGTCATGACCAAGGGCGGTTTCTACCGCGGCGGGCCGGTCCTTTCGTCCGCTGTCGCCGGGCTCGACCAGGCCCTGTGGGACATCAAGGGCAAGACGTACGGGCAGCCCGTGCACCAGTTGCTCGGCGGACCGGTGCGCGAGCGGATCCGGGCGTACGCCTGGGTGGGCGGTGACGAGCCGAGCGAGGTCAGGGACGCGGTGAGCGCCCAGGTCGAGGCCGGGTTCACGGCGGTGAAGATGAACGCCAGCGGGCGCATGACGCCGCTCGCCACCCGCGAGGAGGTCCGCGCGTGCCTGCTGCGCGCGGAGACCGCCCGTGAAGTCCTGGGCGACGAACGGGATTTCGCGCTCGACTTCCACGGCCGCGTCTCCCCCGCGAACGCCCGCCGGCTGCTCCCCCTGCTCGCCGAGTACGCGCCCCTGTTCGTCGAGGAGCCCGTCCTCTCCGACCACATGCAGGCCGTCCCCGATCTGGTGAACGCCTCCAACATCCCGATCGCGCTCGGCGAACGGCTCTTCACCCGGCGGGAGTTCCTCGCCCCACTCCAGGCCGGCGTCGCCGTGGTGCAGCCAGACATCTCGCACGCGGGCGGCATCTCCGAGCTGCGCCGCATCGCCGCGCTCGCCGAGATGTACGGGGCTCACATCGCGCCGCACTGCCCGCTCGGTCCCGTGGCCCTCGCCGCGAGCCTCCAAGTCGCCTTCACCACACCGAACTTCCTCATCCAGGAGCAGTCGATCGGCATCCACTACAACAAGGACGCCGAGCTCCTCGACTACGTCTCCGACCGCGAGCCGTTCCGCTTCGTCGCGGGCTCGCTGCTGCGCACGGAACGGCCCGGCCTCGGCGTGGACGTCGACGAGGCGGCCGTACGCGCGGCCGACGCCAAGGGCCACGCCTGGCGCAACCCCGTGTGGCGGTACGAGGACGGCTCGTTCGCCGAGTGGTGA